The genomic DNA GCAGGCCGGTGGCCTGGCGGAACACCCGGGCGAAATGGAACGGCGATAGATTAACCGCGCCTGCCAGTGCTTCGAGCGAAGGCGGTTCTGCCAGTTGGCTCTCCAGCAGCTCGCGGGCGCGGGCTACGGCCAGTGGTTCGTGGCCAGGGGGCGCGGGTTCAGCGCATTGGCCGTGTCGTTGTACCAAGGCCAGAACCGCCTGGCGCCAGGCGGTCTGTTGCTGCAGGGCACTGGCGCTGGCTTCGGACAGCCGATGCAGCTTGCTGAAGGCGATGGCCAGGGCCGGGTCCTGGATCACGCTGTCCTTGAAGCAGGGCATGCCGTGGCGGCCCAGTTCCAGCTCGTCGAGCACGCCGGTCACCCGTTCATGCTCCGGATAAAACCCGCGGTAGCGCCAGCCAGCCTCATGGGCTGTAGCGCCGGTATGCAGTTCGTCCGGGTTGATCAGCACCATGCTGCCCACGGGTGCCAGGTGCTCGCTGCCGCGGTGCCAGAAGCGCTGGGCACCCGACTCGATCACGGTGAACACGTAACCCTCGTGAACATGTGGGGCGAAGCGTTGCTGAATGTAGCGCGCATGCAGCATCTCGACATCGCCCAGCGCGGGCGCCTGCCAAAGGTGGGTCTGTTCGCGCAGGGGTGTGCTCATGTCAGCCAGCTGCGCAGCAGGAAGAAGATAAACATGCTCACCAGCATGCTCAGCAATACACTGCGGGTCAACAACACCAGGACGATGGCCACTACAGCCCCCAGCAAGTAGGGGTTGAGCGGGCTCAGGTCCAGCTGGTGGCCGGGCAGGAAGACGATAGGCCCGCAAATGGCGGTGAGCATGCCCGGCACGGCAAAGCCCAGAAACTGCCGGGCATTGGAGCTCAGGCGCAGCGGTAGGCGCGGTTCCAGGAAAGCGTAGCGATTGAGGAACACTACGGCGCCCATGGCAAAGATCAGTAACCAGGTCATACGCGGCCTCCGGAAAATTTCTGGCAGATAAAGCCGGCAGCCATACCCAGCAGGCCAGCGGCCACCAGCGCGGTTTCCCAGTGCCAGTAGCTGAAAAGGACTGAACAGAACAGCGACACCGCCACGCACACTACCGTGGCGAGGTTGCGCACGAGCGGGGCGATCAGGGCGACGAAGGTGGCGACAATGGAAAAATCCAGACCCAGCTGGTCCAGATGCGGGATGTTCTGGCCCAGCACGATCCCGGCCAGGGTGAACAGGTTCCAGGCCACGTAGAAGGTCAGGCCGACACCCAGCGCGTACCAGCGGTTGAATTGCTGTTGGTCATAGTGGCTGGTCAACGCGAAGAACTCATCGGTCAACAGGAAACCCAGGCCCAGGCGCCAGCGCAGCGGCTGGTTCGATAGCACCGGGCGCATCGACAAGCCGTAAAGCAGATGCTGCGAGGTGAGCAGCAGTGTGGTCAGCAGAATCGATAGCAGGTTGGCGCCGCCCTTGAGCATGCCGATCGCCACCAGTTGCGCGGCGCCAGCGAACACGATCGCCGAAAGGCCCTGACCCTCCCAGGCACTGAGGTTGGCCTCGATGGCCATCGAGCCAGCAAGCAGGCCCCAAGGAGCAACGGCCAGTGATAACGGAAGAATGGCGATGGCGCCGTGCAGAAAAGCTTGGCGGGCGATAGGCGGACTGCTTTGCATGATGGCTGCAACACTATTGTTCGGTAGCGCAGCATGCCAGAGGGTGGGGCAGGTTGCTTGAACGATCTTGCTGGTTTGCCACGGCCAGAACAACGATCAACGCTGGCTGGTCAACCGCCGTTGTGCAGCTACGCAACCATTAATTTCCACCGCCTTTTGCAGCAAATCCCGGCGGTGCTGCGGATCGAGGTCGCCCAGTAACCGATACACCTCAGCCTGATAGTCGCGTTGGCGCCCCCACTGCATTTCCAACCCTTGTGGCTGGCTGCGGCTGCAAGCCAGACGTGTGGCCGGTTGCGGGTAGTAGGGCGCATACAGCGTGGCCATGCCCGGGATCGCTTCGAGTGCTTCGCGGTACCGGGGGCTGGCGTTATACGGTGGGCACCAGGTGGCGATCGCCGTAGCGGGCGGGGCAAAGCCCTGCTGGAGGCTGGCCTCGAGCAATGGGCATGCAGCATCAGGGATTTGCGCCGCTGGCAGGTAGGTCGTGTAGTACAGTGCCAGACGGTATTGGGCCACGGGATGGCCGAGTTCCACTGACTTTTCAAGCAGGGCTACCGCAGTCGGAAGCGTACGGGCCATGGCCTGGCCTTGGCGTTTGAGTTCCGGATCGCCGCCAATGGCAGTGCGCAGCGTGTTGCCGTTAGCGTCCGGGTTATCGGCCTGCTCCAGCAATGGCAGGGCCTGGCGATAAAGCAGGTCGGCATGCGGGTCGATACGCACGTCGAGCGCTTGTGCGGCAAACGGCATCAGCGAGATGAGGAGTGCGGGCACGCGGGCGAAACCACTCACAGGCGGGCCTCACTGGCAACACAGCCCGGATAAGTAGAAAGGTACTGGTGGACGGCTCGGGTGTTCATGACAAGTACACTTGCGCCTCAGGCGTATCGGAACGACGGCCTATTCTAGCCAACCGGAAGGCCCGACCGAAAGGGCAACGCACATTTGTCAGACGAGCTTGATCGGTGTGACCTTGCGTTGGGCAATTTTTTCCTGGGCAAGGCCCAGTTTGGCGGTGATCACCTTGGCCAGCGCATTGTTGCCCAAATCATTGAGGTGCAAGCGATCAATGAACAGCTCGGCCCCGAATACAGGGGAGCTGCTCAGCATGCTGTTCATGTCGTAACACGGCACCGGGTCTGCCTGGCTCTTGATGCGCCTGAAGAAGGCCATGTGCAGTTGACTGTCAAAGGCACCTTCAAGCAGTCGGTCGAAGTTGGTCGGTTGCTGTTCCAATGCCGACAGCATGGCTCGCTCTGCGGCAGGCAGCGTTTCACGGCACCATGGCAGCAGCGGTTGGAGAATGAAGGTAAGGGTGGCGTGGCTGTCGGCAAGCAAGCGTTCCCATTGACGCAAGGTACGGCCAATGCGGTCGGCAGCCTGTGCCAGGCGTTTCTGTGGGGCGGACAATGGCCAGGCGGGGGGCGGCAGCTGCCGACGCGGAGCCAGGGCCTGGCCAAGGCGTTGCCACAGCGAGTCCCGGCGCGCCGGGCTGGCAGGTAGCACGCCTTCGTTGAAACTGTTGAGGTAGTTCCGATAGGCCTTGGCATGCAGCGCAGCGTGCGGGCCGCCTAGCATTTCGCCGAGGCCCTCGTGGGCCAAGGTGTTGATGCCGCTGAGCACCACCACGTGGCCGACTTCGCCGAAGCGATGCTGATGGGTGAGAAACAGCAGCAGTTCCTGGCTGGCATTGAGCCCACAGCCGGCCAAGCTCAACCACACTTCTCCGGTGAGCATCGACAGGTGTGATGCCACCGTATTCTCATCGGAACTGGCACCGATCCCCAATGCGGTCGAACCGCCAACGAGCAAGTTGACACGGCCGGTGCCGCCATACTCGGCGGCCGAGAATCGCTTGCCGGCACAATGGCTGTAGCGCAAACCGAGCGCATCGGTGTTGATGGTGCCGGAACGGTAGCCGCTTTCGTGCACATGCAGGGTGTGCGGGGCACGGCGGCTACCCAGTTGCAGGAAACGCTGGTAGTCGAGCGACAGTGGCGCAGGCAAGCCCGGGCCTAATGTTGCGGTATTGGACTGGGTCATGGGCGCTCCTTGTTGTCCGGCGTGGCGTCTCGCACCGAGGCGTCAGCCCGCCAGCTCCTTGATGTTGTAGGCCAGGCCGCCGACTGCGATCAGCAACAGCGCAACCCCCGAGGCCAGTGAAATCATCCGATTGCTACGCTGCGAGGCGATCTTGCCGATGGCAAAGATGTAAAGGCTGAGCACGGCGAAGTCGATGGCTACCCACAGCAGGGACAGCACCATCATGCTTTTGCCGAACGATTCGGTGATCTGGATGAACTGTGGGAAGAAGGCAATGAAAAAGATGATGTCTTTGGGGTTGGAAATACCGACCATGAATCCTTGCCACAAACCGCCACGCCCAGCTTTGGGCGTTTGCGCCAGTGCCTGGCAGGCCGGCGCCTGCAGGTATTCGCGCAAGGTGCCTACGGCGATGTAGCCGATGAACAGGCAGCCGAGCAGGCTCATGCCGCTGAGCCAGGCCTTGTCGATGGCTGCACTGGTGAGGATGATCCAGGCCGCGGCGCCGATCAGCACCAGGGAAGCCCAGTTGGTGCCCACGGCGGTGAACATGGCCTTGCGCGAACCAGAGGCCGCGGCGGTGTTGACGATCAATGCCACGACCGGGCCTGGTGTGGCGATCAGCAGCAGTACGGTCAGGGCGTAGGTAGCGGTCAGTGCGGTATTCACGGTCAGTTCTCGATCTGGGTGTCTGGTGTTGCGTGGACGGGGGCATGAAAGGGGCAGCGCGACGGGTTGAGCGAGCCTGCTTCCTGCAGTTGGTATTGCTTCCATTCGAAGTTGTCGGCCTGGCCGAAGAAACCCAGGCTGTCGGGCATCACGCCGTCGTTGTAGTGCTGTACGCGTTCGCGGATGCGTGCACGGATGCGCTTGCCGCTCTCGGTATCGGCATTGGCCACTTCATCGAAGTTTTCCCGCGGATTGATGACGAAGGTGATGTGATTGCCCAGGTTGCGACTTTTCATTTGATGGTGGCCGGGAAAGTTCATGTTGATGAACAACGCCATGCCGGCGTAGCAGAACGACCAGCCACTGTCGTGTGGGTCGGCCGGGATCGCTTGCGGCCATGGGTGCGGGTCACGGGCATGGACGCCGCGCAGCACCTTCCAGGCCAGTGCCTGCTGTTCGGCCAGGCTGCTGTCGGCGGCAGTTTCGAGAAACACCACCAGCGGGCTGCCAATGCGTTGCTTGACCGGCACCGGTGCTATGGTGCGCACGTATTCGGCCAGCCCTTGTGCGATGTCATCGGCGAGCTGCTCGGCGCGGGCGAACAGGATGTGGCAGGATTCCCCGGCCACTGCCTTGCGCCCGAACAGGCACGGAAAGTCAGGGTTGGCGAGGATGTTGCGAAAATGTTGTATCGTTTTGTGCGTCCAGTGCTGCGTGTTCCGGACATGTTCAGCGGCCAGCTCTAGCGCGTCCAGGCGATAGCAGTTTCCATAACCCGTAAACATGATTTCCCCAGGCGTTTAATAAGTAGAAAATTCAAGACACATGCAGGCAGGTTATTGGCTTATCTTGGTTGTTTACCTGCATTTTCTGAGGCGTACCTAACGTTGTAAAACGCGTGGTACTATGACCTACTATTAGTCTCACTCATGCTTTGGGGGCATCATGTCGGAACGGATCCAGGCGTTGCACGCTCTGCGTGCCTTCGAGGTCGCCTCACGTTACGGGTCGTTCACCCGCGCGGCCGAAGAGCTGGCACTGACCCAAGGCGCCGTCAGCCACCACATCAAGACCCTCGAAGGCCTGTTCGGCTGCAATCTGTTCGAGCGACGTGGGCCCAAGTTGAGCCTCACTGAACATGGGCGCCTGCTGGCCCAGGAGCTCAAGGTGGGCTTCAAGATCATCGAGAACGCCTGTGCACTGCTGCGTCAGGACCGCTACGGCTTGCGCTTGAAGGCGCCCTCGACGCTGACGGTCCGCTGGTTGCTGCGGGCGCTGGATGCCTTCAAGAAAGTCGATGACAGCTGCAGCGTACAATTGTCGAGCGTCTGGATGGACATCGACACGGTGGACTTTTACTCCGAGCCCTACGATTGCGCCTTTCTTTTGTCCAACGGACGGTTTGCCTCCGACATCGAGAGTTTCAAGCTGTTCGACGAATGGCTGATTCCGGTGTGTCACCCAGACTACATGGCGCATGAGCAGCCGGCACTGGGTGACCTGCGCCAGTGTGAACTGCTGCATCCTTCATCGGACCGGCGCGACTGGCGGCGCTGGCTGGCGCGCATGGATGCCCTGGACATCAGCATCGATCAGGGCCAGGTGTTCGACACCCTTGACCAGGGCATTTCTGCGGCCCAGCAGGGCCTGGGAATTTCCGTGGTCGACCTGGTGCTGGCCAGTGCCGACCTGACCGCAGGGCGCCTGGTCACCCCGTTCAAGCATGCAGTGGCGACCGGAGACGGGTATTACATGACCTGGCTCAAGTCCAGCCCCAAGGCGCGGCAAATGCACAAGATGCGCGACTTCCTGTTGGGGCAGGTGCCGCCATTGGCCTACAAGGACATCAACTACCTGTACGGTTGAACACCAGTCGAAGCGGCTTCGTGACGGTGGCGCGCTAGCGTAGAATCGTCTTTTTCAAGCAGAGGTCGTCACGGTGGAGTTGCAGCAGGGCTTTGTACTGACCCGGCATTGGCACGATACGCCGGAAGGCACCTGCGTGGAATTCTGGCTGGCCACCGATGCTGGGCCGCGGCTGCTGCGGTTGGCGGCGCAGGAGTCGGTGGCGTTCATTCCTCAGGCGCAGGCCGAGCACGCCCGTTTGCTGCTGGCCAACGAAACAGGTACGCAGTTCAAGCCGCTGCGCCTGAAGGACTTCGAGCATCGCCCGATGCTCGGCCTCTATACACGCCAGCATCGCCAACTAATGCAACTGGAGCAGCGCCTGCGCACTGCCGGTATCGACGTATTCGAGGCCGATATCCGCCCGCCGGAGCGCTACCTGATGGAGCGCTTCATCACGGCGCCGGTGCAGTTCGCCGGGCAACCGGATGCACAGGGTGTTTACCGTGAAGCCCAGCTCAGGCCACTGCCCGGCTATCGCCCGGCACTGCGCCTGGTGTCGCTGGACATCGAAACCAGCGAGCATGGCGAGCTGTACAGCATCGCTCTGGAAGGCTGCGGCCAGCGGCAGGTGTACATGCTGGGCCCGGCCAACGGCGATGCCACCGGGCTGGACTTCGACCTGGAGTATTGCCCCGACCGCGCCGCCTTGATTACCTGCCTTAACCAGTGGATGGCCAGGCATGACCCGGACGCGATCATCGGCTGGAACCTTGTGCAGTTCGACCTGCGCCTGCTGCATGAGCACGCCAGGTCGTTGCAGGTACCGTTGGCCCTGGGGCGCAACGGCGCTCCGATGACCGTGCGCAGCCACTCCGGTGGCGGCCATGTATTCGCCGACGCTCCGGGACGGCTGTTGATCGATGGTATCGAAGCACTGCGCTCGGCGACCTGGAGCTTCCCGTCCTTCAGCCTCGAGAGCGTTGCCCAGACGCTGCTGGGTGAAGGCAAGGCCATCGACACGCCTTACCAGCGCATGGACGAGATCAACCGTCGCTTTGCCGAGGACAAACCGGCCCTGGCACGTTACAACCTCAAGGACTGTGAGCTCGTTACGCGCATCTTTGCCCATACCCGCCTGCTCGAGTTCCTCCTGGAGCGGTCTTCGGTCACCGGCCTGGCGGTAGACCGCAGCGGCGGATCGGTCGCTGCGTTTTGCCACTTGTACATACCGCAGATGCACCGTATGGGCTTTGTTGCCCCCAACCTTGGCAGCCGCCCCGACGAATCCAGCCCCGGTGGCTTTGTCATGGACTCGCGCCCAGGCTTGTACGACTCGGTGCTGGTGCTGGACTACAAGAGCCTCTACCCGTCGATCATCCGTACCTTTCTGATCGACCCGGTGGGGCTGGTCGAAGGCCTGCGCTTGCCCGACGATGAGCACTCGGTAGAAGGTTTTCGCGGTGCGCGTTTCTCGCGCAGTCAGCATTGCCTGCCGGCCATTGTCGAGCGTGTCTGGCAGGGCCGGGAAGCGGCCAAGCGTGAGGGTAATGCGCCGCTGTCGCAGGCGCTGAAGATCATCATGAATGCTTTTTACGGGGTGCTAGGGTCGAGCGGTTGCCGCTTTTTCGATCCGCGCCTGGCCTCGTCGATCACCATGCGCGGTCACCAGATCATGCGCCAGACCCGCGCGCTGATCGAGGACAAGGGCTATGAGGTCATCTATGGCGATACCGACTCCACCTTTGTCTGGCTCAAGGGCGCTCATGGCGAAGCGGCTGCCGCGCAGATCGGTCACGAACTGGTGGCCCATGTCAACCGGTGGTGGCGTGAGCACCTGCGCGAGCAGATGAACCTGGAAAGCGCACTGGAATTGCAGTTCGAAGTGCACTACCGGCGTTTTCTGATGCCTACCATCCGTGGCACCGATGAGGGTAGCAAGAAGCGTTATGCGGGCCTGGTGCAGCGTACCGATGGCAGCGAGAATGTGGTCTACAAAGGCCTGGAGTCGGTGCGTACAGACTGGTCTGCGCTGGCACAGCAGTTTCAGCAGGAGCTGTATGGGCGGATTTTTCGCGGCCAGCCGTATCGCGACTATGTGCGCCACTATGTGCAGCAGACCCTGGCGGGCGACCTGGACAACCTGCTGGTGTACCGCAAGCGCCTGCGCCGGCCGCTGGCCGATTACCAGCGCAATGTGCCGCCCCATGTGCGTGCCGCGCGCCAGGCCGATGAGTACAACAGCCGCCTTGGTCGCCCTCGCCAGTACCAGCGTGGGGGCTGGATCAGTTACGTCATCACTACCGCTGGCCCCGAGCCGATGGAAAACCTGCAATCGCCGATCGACTACGAACATTACCTCAGCCGGCAGTTGCAGCCGGTAGCTGATGCAA from Pseudomonas putida includes the following:
- a CDS encoding AraC family transcriptional regulator, whose protein sequence is MSTPLREQTHLWQAPALGDVEMLHARYIQQRFAPHVHEGYVFTVIESGAQRFWHRGSEHLAPVGSMVLINPDELHTGATAHEAGWRYRGFYPEHERVTGVLDELELGRHGMPCFKDSVIQDPALAIAFSKLHRLSEASASALQQQTAWRQAVLALVQRHGQCAEPAPPGHEPLAVARARELLESQLAEPPSLEALAGAVNLSPFHFARVFRQATGLPPHAWLKQRRLARAREMLKSGVTATGVAFNLGFADQSHLSRQFKQAYGVTPGAYRTACLHG
- a CDS encoding AzlD domain-containing protein, which gives rise to MTWLLIFAMGAVVFLNRYAFLEPRLPLRLSSNARQFLGFAVPGMLTAICGPIVFLPGHQLDLSPLNPYLLGAVVAIVLVLLTRSVLLSMLVSMFIFFLLRSWLT
- a CDS encoding AzlC family ABC transporter permease; this encodes MQSSPPIARQAFLHGAIAILPLSLAVAPWGLLAGSMAIEANLSAWEGQGLSAIVFAGAAQLVAIGMLKGGANLLSILLTTLLLTSQHLLYGLSMRPVLSNQPLRWRLGLGFLLTDEFFALTSHYDQQQFNRWYALGVGLTFYVAWNLFTLAGIVLGQNIPHLDQLGLDFSIVATFVALIAPLVRNLATVVCVAVSLFCSVLFSYWHWETALVAAGLLGMAAGFICQKFSGGRV
- a CDS encoding sel1 repeat family protein, which codes for MPFAAQALDVRIDPHADLLYRQALPLLEQADNPDANGNTLRTAIGGDPELKRQGQAMARTLPTAVALLEKSVELGHPVAQYRLALYYTTYLPAAQIPDAACPLLEASLQQGFAPPATAIATWCPPYNASPRYREALEAIPGMATLYAPYYPQPATRLACSRSQPQGLEMQWGRQRDYQAEVYRLLGDLDPQHRRDLLQKAVEINGCVAAQRRLTSQR
- a CDS encoding LysE family translocator; this translates as MNTALTATYALTVLLLIATPGPVVALIVNTAAASGSRKAMFTAVGTNWASLVLIGAAAWIILTSAAIDKAWLSGMSLLGCLFIGYIAVGTLREYLQAPACQALAQTPKAGRGGLWQGFMVGISNPKDIIFFIAFFPQFIQITESFGKSMMVLSLLWVAIDFAVLSLYIFAIGKIASQRSNRMISLASGVALLLIAVGGLAYNIKELAG
- a CDS encoding YqcI/YcgG family protein, whose product is MFTGYGNCYRLDALELAAEHVRNTQHWTHKTIQHFRNILANPDFPCLFGRKAVAGESCHILFARAEQLADDIAQGLAEYVRTIAPVPVKQRIGSPLVVFLETAADSSLAEQQALAWKVLRGVHARDPHPWPQAIPADPHDSGWSFCYAGMALFINMNFPGHHQMKSRNLGNHITFVINPRENFDEVANADTESGKRIRARIRERVQHYNDGVMPDSLGFFGQADNFEWKQYQLQEAGSLNPSRCPFHAPVHATPDTQIEN
- a CDS encoding LysR substrate-binding domain-containing protein, whose amino-acid sequence is MSERIQALHALRAFEVASRYGSFTRAAEELALTQGAVSHHIKTLEGLFGCNLFERRGPKLSLTEHGRLLAQELKVGFKIIENACALLRQDRYGLRLKAPSTLTVRWLLRALDAFKKVDDSCSVQLSSVWMDIDTVDFYSEPYDCAFLLSNGRFASDIESFKLFDEWLIPVCHPDYMAHEQPALGDLRQCELLHPSSDRRDWRRWLARMDALDISIDQGQVFDTLDQGISAAQQGLGISVVDLVLASADLTAGRLVTPFKHAVATGDGYYMTWLKSSPKARQMHKMRDFLLGQVPPLAYKDINYLYG
- a CDS encoding DNA polymerase II, producing MELQQGFVLTRHWHDTPEGTCVEFWLATDAGPRLLRLAAQESVAFIPQAQAEHARLLLANETGTQFKPLRLKDFEHRPMLGLYTRQHRQLMQLEQRLRTAGIDVFEADIRPPERYLMERFITAPVQFAGQPDAQGVYREAQLRPLPGYRPALRLVSLDIETSEHGELYSIALEGCGQRQVYMLGPANGDATGLDFDLEYCPDRAALITCLNQWMARHDPDAIIGWNLVQFDLRLLHEHARSLQVPLALGRNGAPMTVRSHSGGGHVFADAPGRLLIDGIEALRSATWSFPSFSLESVAQTLLGEGKAIDTPYQRMDEINRRFAEDKPALARYNLKDCELVTRIFAHTRLLEFLLERSSVTGLAVDRSGGSVAAFCHLYIPQMHRMGFVAPNLGSRPDESSPGGFVMDSRPGLYDSVLVLDYKSLYPSIIRTFLIDPVGLVEGLRLPDDEHSVEGFRGARFSRSQHCLPAIVERVWQGREAAKREGNAPLSQALKIIMNAFYGVLGSSGCRFFDPRLASSITMRGHQIMRQTRALIEDKGYEVIYGDTDSTFVWLKGAHGEAAAAQIGHELVAHVNRWWREHLREQMNLESALELQFEVHYRRFLMPTIRGTDEGSKKRYAGLVQRTDGSENVVYKGLESVRTDWSALAQQFQQELYGRIFRGQPYRDYVRHYVQQTLAGDLDNLLVYRKRLRRPLADYQRNVPPHVRAARQADEYNSRLGRPRQYQRGGWISYVITTAGPEPMENLQSPIDYEHYLSRQLQPVADAILPFVGDDFATLTGRQLQLF